The Teredinibacter sp. KSP-S5-2 genomic interval CATGATTCTCTGGACATCCCCAACGACGAACCATTAACCCGCTTGGGACTGAGTCATGCTTTTGCCCAGTCTGCTAAATTAGGTTTTTTTGAAGAAAAGGCTCTGCAGTTAATTCAGGAAAATGCCTATATTTCCAAACAATTAGCTGAAACCGGTAAGGTTTCTCTAAATCGACGTGACTTAGCAAAACTGCGGGGGGTGTTATTTGATACCAGTAGTGATATTACTTTGCACTTTAATTTGTTGGATACGCCGGAATTCTTTTGGGATTACCCTGAACTGGAAGCCGATTATCTCAGAATGGCGAAGTATCTGGATTTAATGCCAAGAATAGAAATTATGAATAAAAAGCTGGAAACAATCCAGCGATTGCTGGACATGCTGGCTGAGCAGCAGTATCACAAACATTCTGCCTTTCTTGAGTGGATTATTATTATCTTAATTGCCGTAGACATCGTAATCTACTTTTTTGACTAAATTTCATTTTCGTGAATTTAGGCGAAACGAAATCACATATTTAATCTCCGGTTAATATGTGGCAGGGGATTATTACTGTGCCATTTCATTAATTAGAAGCATTTTCTTGTTAACCTTGGCTGCATGTTGGCCAAGGCTGTCTACACTTGTCTATCACATCTCTACGTTTTATTAAAAATAAATTAAACAAATATTTACAATTTGATAAAACGTTTGTTTTCTGTTTTTCACTAACAAAGGATTTGCAACAATGAAAAAAGAAATAGTCAAAATATTATTCTTTTCGGTTTTTTTTCTATTAGCGTGTCACGTTACTGCCGCGACGCTCCCAAGCGGTGGGTCGGTGAGTGGATATCTGACTGCCGGTTCAACGGATTTACATAGCTTTAGTGGTAACAGTGGTGAAACAATCACATTGATTATGGATGAAACCGTTTCCAGCTACGGGCAAATAGTGCTGTATAAACCGGATGGTTCTTATTGGACTTATGGCAATAACGCACTTCATGTCACCTTACCAGGTACAGGTACCTATTCTGTCGTGGTTAAGTTTTCCAGCACAGCACAGTATGGCAATTATCAACTGCATTACCAAAGAGGCGGTGACAGTGTCGAAAATGGAAGCCTAGCCAGCGGATCGGTCCATACCGGGCACCTGGATACATGGGATATGGATAGTTACACTTTTTCTGCTGCTGCGGGAGAAACTGCGACGTTAATTCTGGATGAAGCCGTATCCAGTTATGGGCAGATGTATGTCTATCGGCCCGATGGTTCGTATTGGACTTATGGCAATAATGCGTTGCATATTACGTTACCTGTCACGGGTATTTATACCGTTGTGGTTCGTTATTCTGCACTTGCTCAAAATGGTGACTACTCCCTGCATTATGTGTTGGGCGGGGATGTGGTAGAAAATGGAGAGTTATTGAGTGCGCATAGTTATTCCGACTCTTTAACGAGTTACGATATGGACAGCTATCGTTTTGATGGAGTGACCGGCGAAACAATTACGCTTACCCTGGATGAAAATGTTTCCAGTTATGGGCAGATATATTTATATAAACCAGATGGCTCCTATTGGACTTACGGTAATAATGCCCTACACGTTACCTTGCCTGAAACTGGCACATATACTTTGGTAGTCAGGTTTTCTGCGTTGACTCAAAACGGTGATTATTTGTTGCGTTTTTATCGTGGCGGACAGGCAGTGGAAAAAGGCTCCTTGATAAGTGGTACAAATCATTCTGCTACGTTGGCCATTTATGATTTTGATAGTTATACGTTTTCCGGTAATGCGGGAGAAACCATTACTTTATTAATGGACGAAACTGTTTCCAGTTATGGGCAGATTTTTTTATACAAACCCGATGGTTCTTATTGGACGTATGGCAATAATGCTCTTCATGTGACCTTACCCGAGACTGGTATTTATTCGGTTGTGGTTCGCTATTCGGCATTGACGCAAAATGGTGATTACACACTTCGCTATATGCGTGGTGGTGACAGCGTTGATTCGGGTTCGTTAACCAGTGGTGCAACCCATACTGGGAGCTTATCTACCTATGATTTGGATAGCTATACGTTTAGTGGTAATGCGGGAGAAACCATTACTTTAATTATGAATGAATCTGTTTCCAGTTATGGGCAGATTTTTTTGTATAAGCCGGATGGTTCTTATTGGACATATGGTAATAATGCCGTTCACGTTACTTTGCCTGTCTCTGGAAGTTACACGGTTGCGATTCGCTTTAGTTCGTTAGTGCAATATGGTAATTACGAGTTGCATTATGTTCGTGGTGGCGATGCTGTTGAAAAAGGCAGTATCAGTAGTGGGCAGACGCGCAGTGCTACGTTAGATACGTATGATATGGATAGTTATACTTTTTCTGGTATTGGTGGTTTCACTGCCTCACTTTCTATGAGTGAATCGGTTTCCAGTTATGGGCAGATTTTTTTGTATAAGCCGGATGGTTCTTATTGGACATATGGCAATAATAGTAAGCTTGTTACTTTGCCTGTGAGTGGTACTTACACGGTTGTGGTTCGATTTTCTTCTTTGGCGCAGCAGGGGCCGTATTCTTTGAGTTTGGGATTGACGCCATAAGAAGTGTTGGTCGATATAAACCTGGTGTTGTGAGCGCACCGAAAATTTGGTGATGTTTATGGCATCAGGTTTACTGACGTTTTTTGAAAAACGTCTTTTTGTATCCAACCCGTTACTATTCTCGCGACACGCCGTGGATACGTCCATGTAGGCTCGTCGCCAGCTTCCCTGCTGTCGACGGTCGCATTCATAGTACCGGGTTTGCTATGAGCTTGTGTGCGATCTGGATTTTTATAGACCTCGTTTTTTGTTCGATAACCTTTTCTGCCGTGGCAAAAAGGTTGTCAATTACGTAGTGAACTTTGTGTTTTTAATGGCGATGCATGTTTAAAACACCGCAACAAATAAAAACGTTTGCAGTATTAAGGCGATGGCGTTGGTAACGATGATGGCCGGTCTTCTGAAAAATACACCGTATGCCAACCAAAACCCAAATACCAGCAAATAACCAAAAACAAACCCAATGGATAAACCACTGGGATCTTCTCGCTGCCATTCACTGATCACTTGTGTTAGTTGTGCCAGACAGCCAAGCAGGCCGATAACAATGCCGGCAAAATCCCACGCTTTTTCGTTACGATATTTTGACTGAATTACACCTGTTTCCATTACTCTGTCTCCTTGTCAAAACAACAACTCGCTATGCCCAGTTGTTTTAACACAGGTAAGTAGTTATCGATTCTTGCCCGAATACGTGGATGTTCAATGGTTGCGTGTTTGCCGACAACCACAACATCGCAGCCTGCATCGAGTGCGCCGCGGACACCGTTGTTTGAATCCTCAAATACCAGGCAGCGCCAGGGTGGTAGCTCTAGAAAGCTGGCTGTGGTCACAAAGTGTTCGGGGTCGGGTTTACCGTGTAGTATTTTTTCCGAGGTGACAAATATTTCGGGTTTGGGAAGTCCAACAACGGACATACGAAGATCGGCAACCGGGTAGCTGCATGATGTTGCGATTGCCCAGTTAGCATGGGTGTTTTGTAAGTGATGCAGTAGTTGGCTTGCGCCAGGGATTTCGACCAAACCGGTGCTGGTTTTTGCTTCCTCGGCTTCAATGAAATCCGACTCTTTTTGTGCATCCAGGTGAGGGGCAA includes:
- a CDS encoding RMD1 family protein, with amino-acid sequence MVEINKNLKRITIALLGKQLNLDMCEQHLVLGMGAVRYRDAYYIKKPVGEIWLFEYGVLVGWDLEEHDRQQFCYEINAIIEGAESRPVLEQYAYSIDITRPFNIHHDSLDIPNDEPLTRLGLSHAFAQSAKLGFFEEKALQLIQENAYISKQLAETGKVSLNRRDLAKLRGVLFDTSSDITLHFNLLDTPEFFWDYPELEADYLRMAKYLDLMPRIEIMNKKLETIQRLLDMLAEQQYHKHSAFLEWIIIILIAVDIVIYFFD
- a CDS encoding HAD-IA family hydrolase → MEHSIPNLSQYSGLIFDLDGTLVDSSAAIAEVFSRWCESHLLDFETIIQACRGSRVSDILPQIAPHLDAQKESDFIEAEEAKTSTGLVEIPGASQLLHHLQNTHANWAIATSCSYPVADLRMSVVGLPKPEIFVTSEKILHGKPDPEHFVTTASFLELPPWRCLVFEDSNNGVRGALDAGCDVVVVGKHATIEHPRIRARIDNYLPVLKQLGIASCCFDKETE